Proteins from one Rhinopithecus roxellana isolate Shanxi Qingling chromosome 20, ASM756505v1, whole genome shotgun sequence genomic window:
- the MYLPF gene encoding myosin regulatory light chain 2, skeletal muscle isoform, with protein sequence MAPKKAKRRAVEGGSSSVFSMFDQTQIQEFKEAFTVIDQNRDGIIDKEDLRDTFAAMGRLNVKNEELDAMMKEASGPINFTVFLNMFGEKLKGADPEDVITGAFKVLDPEGKGTIKKKFLEELLTTQCDRFTPEEIKNMWAAFPPDVGGNVDYKNICYVITHGDAKDQE encoded by the exons ATG GCACCCAAGAAGGCCAAGAGAAGGGCAGTAGAGGGTGGAAGTTCCAGCGTCTTCTCCATGTTTGACCAGACTCagatccaggagttcaaggag GCCTTCACTGTGATTGACCAGAACCGTGATGGTATTATCGACAAGGAGGACCTTCGGGACACCTTCGCAGCCATGG GCCGCCTCAATGTGAAGAATGAGGAGTTGGATGCCATGATGAAGGAAGCCAGTGGTCCCATCAACTTCACCGTCTTCCTGAACATGTTCGGGGAGAAGCTCAAGG GTGCCGACCCTGAGGATGTGATAACTGGAGCCTTCAAGGTCCTGGACCCTGAGGGAAAGGGCACCATCAAGAAGAAGTT CCTGGAGGAGCTGCTGACCACGCAGTGTGACCGCTTCACCCCGGAGGAG ATCAAGAACATGTGGGCAGCCTTCCCCCCGGACGTGGGCGGCAACGTCGACTACAAAAACATCTGCTACGTCATCACGCACGGCGACGCCAAGGACCAGGAGTAG
- the SEPTIN1 gene encoding septin-1, which yields MELQWDLESRCVKDGGVEAALSFLPHQRKWGETAGAVMAGGVMDKEYVGFAALPSQLHRKSVKKGFDFTLMVAGESGLGKSTLINSLFLTNLYEDRQVPEASARLTQTLAIERRGVEIEEGGVKVKLTLVDTPGFGDSVDCSDCWLPVVKFIEEQFEQYLRDESGLNRKNIQDSRVHCCLYFISPFGRGLRPLDVAFLRAVHEKVNIIPVIGKADALMPQETQALKQKIRDQLKEEEIHIYQFPECDSDEDEDFKRQDAEMKESIPFAVVGSCEVVRDGGNRPVRGRRYSWGTVEVENPHHCDFLNLRRMLVQTHLQDLKEVTHDLLYEGYRARCLQSLARPGARDRASRSKLSRQSATEIPLPMLPLADTEKLIREKDEELRRMQEMLEKMQAQMQQSQAQVEQSDTL from the exons ATGGAGTTACAGTGGGACTTGGAATCCAGATGTGTGAAGGATGGAGGGGTTGAAG CCGCACTCAGCTTCCTGCCCCACCAGAGGAAGTGGGGAGAGACGGCAGGTGCAGTGATGGCTGGCGGAGTCATG GACAAGGAGTACGTGGGTTTTGCTGCCCTCCCCAGCCAGCTGCACCGCAAGTCTGTCAAGAAGGGGTTTGACTTCACACTAATGGTGGCAG GAGAGTCAGGCCTAGGGAAATCCACCCTCATCAACAGCCTCTTCCTCACCAACCTCTATGAGGATCGCCAGGTGCCAGAGGCCAGTG CTCGCTTGACACAGACCCTGGCCATTGAGCGCCGGGGTGTGGAGATCGAGGAAGGGGGTGTGAAAGTGAAGCTAACCCTTGTGGACACGCCTGGCTTTGGAGACTCAGTGGACTGCTCTGACTg CTGGCTTCCCGTGGTGAAATTCATCGAGGAGCAGTTTGAGCAGTACCTTAGGGATGAGAGTGGCCTGAACCGGAAGAACATCCAGGACTCCCGAGTCCATTGCTGCCTCTACTTCATCTCACCCTTTGGCCGGGG GCTCCGGCCCCTAGACGTGGCCTTCCTCCGGGCAGTACATGAGAAAGTCAACATCATCCCAGTCATTGGCAAAGCGGATGCCCTGATGCCCCAGGAAACCCAGGCCCTCAAGCAGAAG ATCCGGGATCAGTTGAAGGAGGAGGAAATCCACATCTACCAGTTCCCTGAATGTGACTCTGACGAAGATGAAGACTTCAAGAGGCAGGATGCAGAGATGAAG GAAAGCATCCCTTTTGCAGTCGTGGGTTCATGCGAGGTGGTGAGGGATGGCGGGAACCGACCAGTGAGGGGACGCCGCTACTCCTGGGGGACCGTGGAGG TGGAGAACCCACATCACTGCGATTTCCTGAACCTGCGAAGGATGCTAGTGCAGACACACCTGCAGGACCTGAAAGAGGTGACGCACGATCTGCTCTACGAGGGCTACCGGGCCCGCTGCCTACAGAGCCTGGCCCGGCCTGGGGCTCGCGATCGAGCCAGCCGCAG TAAGCTTTCCCGCCAGAGCGCCACGGAGATTCCGCTGCCCATGCTGCCTCTGGCGGACACCGAGAAGCTGATCCGCGAGAAAGACGAAGAG CTGCGCCGCATGCAAGAGATGCTAGAGAAGATGCAGGCCCAGATGCAGCAGAGCCAGGCCCAGGTTGAACAGTCAGACACCCTTTGA